In the Bifidobacterium catenulatum PV20-2 genome, one interval contains:
- a CDS encoding type II toxin-antitoxin system RelB/DinJ family antitoxin: MGNITIRMNDDLKARVNQTLDAMGMNFNTYVTMASIQLVNQQRLPFDTSVRTAEPNEQTKCAMLETEAKERGIPQATRPLSATRKTPSLGCTTITAKRPNG, from the coding sequence ATGGGCAACATCACCATTCGCATGAACGACGACCTGAAAGCCCGCGTCAACCAGACGCTGGACGCCATGGGCATGAATTTCAACACTTACGTAACCATGGCCAGCATCCAGCTTGTGAACCAGCAGCGACTTCCTTTTGACACTTCGGTACGCACTGCGGAGCCGAACGAGCAGACCAAGTGCGCCATGCTCGAAACCGAAGCCAAGGAACGCGGCATCCCCCAGGCGACGCGGCCACTTTCAGCAACGCGCAAGACGCCATCGCTTGGCTGCACAACAATCACGGCTAAACGGCCGAACGGATAA
- the rfbB gene encoding dTDP-glucose 4,6-dehydratase: protein MQPCRYSEIVSSEIFKPRNIIVTGGCGFIGANFVRYVARNHPDVHITVLDKLTYAGNPQNIAGLPQSQVELVQGDICDTALLERIVPGHDAIVHFAAESHNDNSIANPEPFITTNVEGTFRLLEAARKHDVRFHHISTDEVYGDLALDDPCKFTESTPYKPSSPYSASKAASDQLVRAWVRTYGLRATISNCSNNYGPYQHVEKFIPRQITSIMEGVRPKLYGTGENVRDWIHTEDHSSAVWEILTRGRIGETYLIGADGEMSNIAVMRMILRLMGCAEDAFDWVRDRPGHDRRYAIDSSKLRTELGWKPAHTDFEAGLQATIAWYAANRAWWEPAKAATEARYRAQGQ, encoded by the coding sequence ATGCAACCCTGCCGGTACTCTGAAATTGTGAGTAGTGAGATTTTCAAGCCGCGCAACATCATCGTGACCGGCGGATGTGGGTTTATCGGAGCCAATTTTGTGCGCTATGTGGCACGTAACCATCCTGACGTGCACATAACCGTGCTCGACAAACTGACCTATGCCGGAAATCCGCAGAATATCGCAGGTCTTCCGCAATCGCAAGTCGAACTCGTGCAAGGCGATATTTGCGATACGGCATTACTGGAACGTATCGTGCCTGGTCATGACGCGATCGTGCATTTCGCGGCCGAATCGCACAACGACAATTCCATCGCCAATCCTGAACCCTTTATCACGACAAACGTGGAAGGCACGTTCCGTCTGCTTGAAGCGGCACGCAAGCATGACGTGCGATTTCACCACATCAGCACCGACGAAGTGTACGGCGACCTTGCGCTCGACGATCCATGCAAATTCACCGAAAGCACGCCGTACAAGCCATCAAGCCCATACAGTGCGTCGAAAGCGGCGTCCGACCAGCTGGTGCGCGCGTGGGTTCGCACGTACGGGCTTCGCGCCACGATCTCTAACTGTTCCAACAATTACGGGCCGTACCAGCATGTGGAAAAATTCATTCCACGCCAGATCACATCCATCATGGAGGGCGTGCGGCCGAAACTATATGGCACAGGCGAGAACGTGCGCGACTGGATCCATACGGAAGACCACTCTTCTGCGGTGTGGGAGATTCTTACACGCGGGCGGATCGGCGAAACATACCTGATCGGCGCGGATGGCGAAATGAGCAATATTGCCGTGATGCGTATGATCCTGCGGCTTATGGGATGTGCCGAAGATGCGTTCGACTGGGTGCGTGACCGTCCCGGGCATGATCGGCGTTACGCGATTGACTCCAGCAAGCTGCGTACCGAACTCGGATGGAAGCCTGCACACACCGATTTCGAAGCCGGTTTGCAGGCGACCATCGCTTGGTATGCTGCCAACCGCGCCTGGTGGGAGCCCGCCAAAGCCGCCACCGAAGCCCGCTACCGTGCCCAAGGCCAGTAA
- a CDS encoding type II toxin-antitoxin system PemK/MazF family toxin, which yields MKDYRYGDVVWVNLDPSAGHEQGKRRPVVVVSNDAYNRFNNLTMVVPITSSREYPLHVNVGVIPTEDGSEIHGWAEIEQLKSLDLEARYGSVVGELDGETLDKITDLVLVCLMQPTMRIENLV from the coding sequence ATGAAGGACTATCGCTATGGTGACGTGGTGTGGGTGAATTTGGATCCGTCGGCTGGCCATGAACAGGGGAAACGCCGGCCTGTGGTGGTTGTTAGTAACGATGCTTACAACCGTTTCAATAATCTCACCATGGTCGTGCCGATAACCAGCAGTAGGGAATATCCTTTGCATGTCAATGTTGGTGTGATTCCGACTGAAGATGGTTCGGAAATTCATGGGTGGGCGGAAATCGAACAGCTTAAATCGCTTGACCTCGAGGCGCGATACGGCAGCGTCGTTGGAGAACTGGATGGAGAGACTCTGGATAAAATCACGGACTTGGTCCTTGTTTGTCTTATGCAGCCCACCATGCGCATTGAAAACCTTGTGTAG
- a CDS encoding AbrB/MazE/SpoVT family DNA-binding domain-containing protein has translation MSAATLVRWGNGQGVRLNRDVVEDAGIKVGDQLDVQVREGRIVLTPKRVRVISVPDFEAMFAGYEGPRTQEDGFAGQVGKELL, from the coding sequence ATGAGCGCTGCGACACTGGTGAGATGGGGAAACGGCCAAGGCGTTCGGCTGAATCGCGACGTTGTGGAGGATGCCGGAATCAAAGTGGGCGACCAGCTTGACGTGCAGGTACGGGAGGGGCGTATTGTTCTAACCCCTAAGCGTGTGAGGGTCATTTCGGTTCCGGATTTTGAGGCGATGTTTGCGGGCTACGAGGGGCCTCGGACGCAGGAGGACGGATTTGCTGGCCAAGTCGGAAAGGAACTTCTATGA